One Halarcobacter ebronensis genomic window carries:
- a CDS encoding Sua5 YciO YrdC YwlC family protein yields the protein MDKNSVYLIQTDTTVGFSSANDEKLSKIKQRPLSQKMLQTVDSFSTLNSLTRVPKEHRKRVRNSMKTTFIYPNLKSFRVIEKDGAFYDFMKKVGSLYSTSANLTGTKFDEKFALENCDTEVLTKDGFSEKISSSIYKLNKRKLKKIR from the coding sequence ATGGACAAAAATAGCGTTTATTTAATACAGACAGACACTACTGTAGGTTTCTCATCAGCTAATGATGAGAAACTCTCAAAAATAAAGCAAAGACCTCTTTCTCAAAAAATGCTTCAAACTGTTGATAGTTTTTCAACACTGAATAGCTTAACAAGAGTTCCCAAAGAGCATAGAAAAAGGGTGAGAAATTCTATGAAAACAACTTTTATTTATCCAAATTTAAAATCATTTAGAGTTATTGAAAAAGATGGTGCTTTTTATGATTTTATGAAAAAAGTAGGTTCTTTATATTCAACTTCTGCAAATCTTACTGGAACTAAATTTGATGAGAAGTTTGCTTTAGAAAATTGTGATACTGAGGTTTTAACTAAAGATGGATTTAGTGAAAAAATCTCATCTTCAATTTATAAATTAAACAAAAGAAAACTAAAAAAAATTAGATAA
- a CDS encoding response regulator transcription factor — MKIVLFSKQSFLVNEAKKSIHLEDFSFVNKIENLFETLNSNTILLYHIDCDDNSEENLKEIKEDFENIKIAIFRNNTNNIEGCSLLKKGFKAYAHAMSNINIIEDIIKAISNGNIWMYPELMQFLISSVPVENQNEKELLKELTPKELEVLELVAQGLNNAKIAQTLDLAEVSVKKYISSLFKKLDKKDRLSLALLFKSISK, encoded by the coding sequence ATGAAAATAGTTCTCTTTTCAAAACAATCATTTTTGGTAAATGAGGCAAAAAAATCTATTCATTTAGAGGATTTTTCTTTTGTTAATAAAATAGAGAATCTATTTGAAACCTTGAATTCAAATACAATTTTACTCTATCATATTGATTGTGATGATAATTCTGAAGAGAATTTAAAAGAGATAAAAGAGGATTTTGAAAATATCAAAATTGCTATTTTTAGAAACAATACAAATAATATTGAAGGTTGTAGTCTCTTAAAAAAAGGTTTTAAAGCCTATGCTCATGCTATGTCAAATATCAATATTATTGAAGATATTATAAAAGCTATTTCAAATGGAAATATTTGGATGTATCCAGAATTAATGCAATTTCTAATCTCAAGTGTGCCTGTTGAAAATCAAAATGAAAAAGAACTTTTAAAAGAGCTGACACCTAAAGAGTTGGAAGTTTTAGAGCTAGTTGCCCAAGGGTTAAATAATGCAAAAATAGCTCAAACTTTGGATTTGGCAGAAGTTAGTGTAAAAAAATATATTAGTTCTCTTTTTAAGAAATTGGATAAAAAAGATAGACTATCTTTGGCACTTTTGTTTAAAAGTATCTCAAAATAG
- a CDS encoding HlyD family type I secretion periplasmic adaptor subunit, with translation MDQLYDEQLTKSFRFQNRELLDTYVILAVTNKDGVIKHVSTQLCNTFGYKPSEILNQPYTFLIKKDSITNFNNQFEDEKVLKTIWKGELKHASHRDATIWTDTVITPLFNDDNEHIGFILASQDITKEKTLKRINEENLLKKKHDRVVLDFMPSLSSAVLLRTPSGLHKVLWLISFTVLFLLAWSYFSKIDDIVKTQGKIITTTNIQTISSLNGGVLKESYVKEGDHVKKGDLLFKLSDLDYKKDFDKNRFNQMALLAKIARLKAQSEGTKIELNNEVVAFDNSIMQNEIELFNTNKKKFEASIHILNEQLTQKQNDLSDAYKNLEINESNYELIENEMKIKAPLVEEMIISRVELLDLKRKRNDTIAELKKIKGSIPTLKSAINEIKRSIEETTQTYYSSSKDELVVAYNDLNQVKEDLKFLSEKITETLIKSPNDGVVNKINTKTKGEAVSPGVVIAEIIPESKYALAEVKVDPADIGFLYIGQPTRLKLKPYDFSLYGAVNGEISYISADTLKDETDEKKEVYIVHIKADTKYLNNNKKLEIKPGMSVDADIITGKKSILDYILKPIVRSLEI, from the coding sequence GTGGATCAACTATATGATGAACAACTAACAAAAAGTTTCAGATTTCAAAACAGAGAGCTTCTTGACACCTATGTTATTCTTGCTGTTACAAACAAAGATGGTGTGATTAAACACGTAAGTACTCAATTATGTAATACTTTTGGTTATAAACCCTCTGAAATTTTGAATCAGCCTTATACTTTTTTAATAAAAAAAGACTCAATTACTAACTTCAATAACCAATTTGAAGATGAAAAAGTATTAAAGACTATCTGGAAAGGTGAATTAAAACATGCCTCACATAGAGATGCAACAATTTGGACAGATACAGTTATAACTCCACTATTCAATGATGATAATGAACATATTGGATTTATTCTAGCAAGCCAAGATATAACAAAAGAGAAAACATTAAAAAGAATTAATGAAGAGAACCTATTAAAAAAGAAACATGACAGGGTTGTTCTTGATTTTATGCCTTCACTCTCTTCTGCTGTACTTCTTAGAACTCCAAGTGGTTTACATAAAGTATTATGGTTAATCTCATTTACTGTTCTGTTTTTATTAGCTTGGTCGTACTTTTCAAAAATTGATGATATTGTAAAAACCCAAGGTAAAATAATAACAACCACAAATATTCAAACAATCTCTTCACTAAATGGTGGAGTACTTAAAGAGAGTTATGTAAAAGAAGGTGACCACGTAAAAAAAGGTGACCTATTATTCAAACTATCTGATTTGGATTATAAAAAAGATTTTGATAAAAACAGATTTAATCAAATGGCACTTTTAGCAAAAATTGCAAGATTAAAAGCTCAATCAGAAGGTACAAAAATAGAGCTTAATAATGAAGTTGTTGCATTTGATAACTCAATTATGCAAAATGAGATTGAGCTATTTAATACAAATAAGAAAAAATTTGAAGCTTCAATTCATATACTAAATGAGCAACTTACACAAAAACAAAATGATTTATCTGATGCTTATAAAAATCTTGAGATAAATGAGAGCAATTATGAACTTATAGAGAATGAGATGAAAATAAAAGCACCTCTTGTTGAAGAGATGATTATTTCAAGAGTTGAGCTTTTGGATCTAAAAAGAAAAAGAAACGACACAATTGCTGAACTAAAAAAAATCAAAGGTTCTATCCCTACACTTAAATCAGCAATTAATGAGATTAAAAGAAGTATTGAAGAGACAACACAAACTTACTACTCAAGTTCAAAAGATGAGTTAGTTGTTGCATATAACGACTTAAATCAAGTGAAAGAAGACCTAAAATTTTTATCTGAAAAAATCACTGAAACACTTATTAAATCACCAAATGATGGTGTTGTAAATAAAATAAATACAAAAACAAAAGGTGAAGCTGTTTCCCCTGGAGTTGTAATTGCTGAAATTATTCCTGAAAGTAAATATGCCCTTGCAGAAGTCAAAGTTGACCCAGCAGATATTGGATTTTTATATATAGGGCAACCAACAAGACTTAAACTTAAACCTTATGATTTCTCACTTTATGGAGCTGTAAATGGAGAGATTAGTTATATCTCTGCTGATACATTAAAAGATGAAACAGATGAGAAAAAAGAGGTTTATATTGTACATATTAAAGCAGATACTAAATATTTAAATAATAATAAAAAATTAGAGATAAAACCTGGTATGTCAGTTGATGCTGATATTATAACAGGTAAAAAAAGTATCTTAGATTATATCTTAAAACCAATAGTAAGGTCACTAGAAATATGA
- a CDS encoding TolC family protein, which produces MKKVILISTIFLLNLTNASAFSLKDGYLLAIENDMDSKVNENNLKNIEYDIDIANSLLYPTLDFTANAKTTKRTEDHKTPGDGTSSKSDEYKFEVTQPVFDGFESKYEKQLQKKTYDSAVYYLKESQNNLAQNYVQSYINVLRDKDLLSATNEGVTISEDIFKKVYKKIELGYGTKLEFDQVKGNLAESRVNVDTQRINLKESLEGLKYYIQKDFDSSELIKPSFYTKLPESLDEAVTTALRENPTVNVAKANLDVAIAEEKKANKEFYPTVNFVGTYNLDNSQHAEDDQEYNEYSLGFELSYNLYNGGRDTAAVKKALQNIKEKKYLITKSEYQIKNSVRLAWNSYKLNREKNRSLKQYIVVKKDIFDSMLKEFDLGLKDLNTLLEEYIEYIDVKKDLISNSYDLLYAKYNLLASIGKLPDSLMDKLPTLKTGEEYDSETLDILKNPSYNYDDDSQLDSNKYKIIKPQVKNVDMKEEKVPQIEKSSFSQELTQSDFKDRFLKASKDKYTINLALAYSEANAQGFLDRYDLNSNAFYFSFGKENKYIKIMMGIYDSEKEVQEALNNLNASLKSNMPKIEKISIKQKLYSKYHGNNLPKEDKEFFAKSREAQIKRVSFSKDETEEKRENISFKQRFLLASNGKYTINLALSNSQKSAQNFIDKYNISNSAFFFSFGYENPLQKIMMGIYENENEALKALDNLPSELKRNQPRVERVSIKQKLYKKYHPEDYNNSIQAGSI; this is translated from the coding sequence GTGAAAAAAGTCATTCTAATTTCTACTATATTTCTACTAAATCTAACAAATGCATCTGCTTTTAGTTTAAAAGATGGTTATTTATTAGCTATTGAAAATGATATGGACTCAAAAGTAAATGAGAACAATTTAAAAAACATTGAGTATGATATTGATATTGCAAATTCACTACTCTATCCAACTTTAGACTTTACCGCAAATGCAAAAACAACAAAAAGAACCGAAGACCATAAAACCCCAGGGGATGGCACTTCTTCAAAATCTGATGAGTATAAATTTGAAGTAACTCAACCAGTATTTGACGGTTTTGAATCAAAATATGAGAAGCAACTACAAAAAAAGACCTATGACTCAGCGGTATATTATTTAAAAGAGAGCCAAAATAATTTGGCACAAAATTATGTACAAAGTTATATAAATGTTTTAAGGGACAAAGATCTTCTTAGTGCAACTAATGAAGGTGTTACAATTAGTGAAGATATTTTTAAAAAAGTTTATAAAAAAATTGAATTGGGTTATGGAACAAAACTTGAGTTTGACCAAGTAAAAGGAAATTTGGCTGAAAGTAGGGTGAATGTTGATACTCAAAGAATAAATTTAAAAGAGTCACTAGAAGGACTTAAATATTATATTCAAAAAGATTTTGACTCTTCTGAGCTTATAAAACCCTCTTTTTATACCAAATTACCAGAGAGTTTAGATGAAGCTGTTACAACAGCTTTAAGAGAAAATCCTACAGTTAATGTTGCAAAAGCAAATCTGGATGTAGCCATTGCAGAAGAGAAAAAAGCAAATAAAGAGTTTTATCCTACAGTAAATTTTGTGGGTACATACAATTTAGACAATTCTCAACATGCAGAAGATGACCAAGAGTATAATGAGTATTCATTGGGATTTGAACTTAGTTACAATCTTTATAATGGTGGAAGAGATACAGCTGCTGTTAAAAAAGCTTTACAAAATATAAAAGAGAAAAAATATCTTATTACAAAAAGCGAATATCAGATTAAAAATAGTGTTAGACTAGCTTGGAATAGTTATAAATTAAATAGAGAAAAAAACAGAAGTCTAAAACAGTATATTGTAGTAAAAAAAGATATTTTTGATTCTATGTTAAAAGAGTTTGATTTAGGATTAAAAGATTTGAATACGCTTCTTGAAGAGTATATTGAGTATATAGATGTTAAAAAAGATTTGATTTCAAATAGTTATGATTTGCTCTATGCAAAATATAATCTTTTAGCTAGTATTGGAAAACTTCCTGATTCTTTGATGGATAAACTTCCAACTCTAAAAACAGGAGAAGAGTATGATAGTGAAACCTTGGATATCTTAAAAAATCCAAGTTATAACTATGATGATGATTCACAATTGGATTCAAATAAATATAAGATAATAAAACCACAAGTTAAAAATGTTGATATGAAAGAGGAAAAAGTACCTCAAATAGAAAAAAGTTCTTTTAGCCAAGAGTTAACACAAAGTGATTTTAAAGATAGATTTCTAAAGGCTTCAAAAGATAAATATACTATTAATTTGGCTCTTGCTTATAGTGAAGCAAATGCACAAGGATTTTTGGATAGATATGATTTAAACTCAAATGCTTTCTATTTTAGTTTTGGTAAAGAGAATAAATATATTAAGATTATGATGGGAATATATGATAGTGAAAAAGAGGTACAAGAGGCTTTAAACAACTTAAATGCTTCATTAAAAAGTAATATGCCTAAGATTGAAAAAATCTCTATAAAACAGAAATTATATAGTAAATATCATGGAAACAATTTACCAAAAGAGGATAAAGAGTTTTTTGCAAAAAGTAGAGAAGCACAAATAAAAAGAGTTTCTTTTTCTAAAGATGAAACAGAAGAAAAAAGAGAAAACATCTCTTTTAAACAAAGATTTTTATTGGCTTCAAATGGAAAATATACTATTAATTTAGCCCTTTCAAATAGCCAAAAAAGTGCACAAAATTTTATTGACAAATATAATATAAGTAATAGTGCTTTCTTTTTTAGTTTTGGATATGAAAACCCTCTTCAAAAGATTATGATGGGAATATATGAAAATGAAAATGAGGCTCTTAAAGCTTTAGATAACTTGCCTTCTGAGTTAAAAAGAAATCAACCAAGAGTTGAAAGAGTGAGTATAAAACAGAAATTATATAAAAAATATCACCCAGAAGATTATAATAACTCTATTCAAGCAGGGAGCATTTAA
- a CDS encoding type I secretion system permease/ATPase: MQSSDELNLNSIKEYKKEDSILDCLAIFCKMNGRPYSKDSLIAGLPVEEGRNTPILFSKYNSRSLFSRAAAKAGFKTKVLRTKLEKINPLLLPCILLLDNGNKNDELEACILLGFDDEMKNARITLPEASNVESVVPIEELEKRYYNFAILLKKELEFKENDSALSSIKESHWLWGSVKIVRDVYRDVIIASLLINLFVLSTPLFTMNVYDRVIPNNAKDTLWLLAIGVLVIYVIDIALKFLRSYFLETAAKKTDIIASSIIFEKVLDLKMSSVPNSVGSLANVLKEFESIRGFLTSSTIALLIDIPFIFIFLTAIYFIGGALVMVPICIIVIILIYTYYAKLKLANSIKESYDAGSNKNAVLIESLSSIETIKSLGATGYSQWRWEEATSKIADKSIKSKMISSSITSVTSFLVQLNTVALVIIGTYMIADNNLSMGGLIATIIISSRSISPMGQVSSLLSTFQHTKTTYEALNDIMNLPVEHPQGKKFVARPEYRGKIDFRNVSFTYPNADKSTLNNISFSIEPGEKIAIIGKIGSGKSTIQKLLVSLYHPDDGSILIDNIDIKQLDPSELRKNIAYVSQESLLFDGTVKENIVYRTPHIDDDKILEAANISGVLDFVNKHPKGLDMPVGERGSYLSGGQKQAIAIARSILLPYPIVLFDEPTSSMDSSTETKFINSIRTYQDDKTVILVTHKTSLLRLVDRVIVLEDGKIVLDGKKDMILNKLSRK, translated from the coding sequence ATGCAAAGTAGTGACGAATTAAATTTAAACTCTATTAAAGAGTATAAAAAAGAGGATTCTATTTTAGATTGTTTGGCAATCTTTTGTAAAATGAATGGAAGACCTTATTCAAAAGACTCTTTAATAGCAGGACTTCCTGTGGAAGAGGGAAGAAATACTCCAATTCTTTTTTCAAAATATAACTCGCGTTCTCTTTTTTCAAGAGCAGCAGCAAAGGCTGGATTTAAAACAAAAGTTTTAAGAACAAAATTAGAAAAAATAAACCCTTTGTTATTACCATGTATTTTACTTCTTGATAATGGTAATAAAAATGATGAGTTGGAAGCTTGTATTCTTTTAGGTTTTGATGATGAGATGAAAAATGCAAGAATAACTCTTCCTGAAGCCTCAAATGTTGAGAGTGTTGTTCCAATTGAAGAGTTAGAAAAAAGATACTATAACTTTGCAATTTTGCTTAAAAAAGAGCTTGAGTTTAAAGAGAATGATTCAGCCCTTTCAAGTATTAAAGAGAGCCACTGGTTATGGGGAAGTGTTAAGATTGTAAGAGATGTTTACAGGGATGTAATTATTGCTTCACTTCTTATAAACCTTTTTGTACTCTCTACTCCACTTTTTACAATGAATGTGTATGACAGAGTTATTCCAAATAATGCAAAAGATACCCTTTGGCTTTTAGCAATAGGAGTTTTGGTAATCTATGTTATTGATATTGCTTTGAAATTTTTGCGTTCATATTTTTTGGAAACTGCTGCAAAAAAGACAGATATTATTGCTTCATCAATAATTTTTGAAAAAGTTCTTGACCTAAAAATGTCTTCTGTTCCAAACTCAGTTGGGTCACTAGCAAATGTATTAAAAGAGTTTGAGAGTATTAGAGGGTTTTTAACCTCTTCAACAATTGCTCTTTTGATTGATATTCCTTTTATTTTTATCTTTTTAACTGCAATCTATTTTATTGGTGGTGCTCTTGTAATGGTGCCAATTTGTATTATTGTAATTATTTTGATATATACTTATTATGCAAAATTAAAACTTGCAAATAGTATCAAAGAGTCTTATGATGCAGGTTCAAATAAAAATGCAGTTTTGATTGAGAGTCTCTCTTCTATTGAGACTATTAAGTCTCTTGGTGCAACTGGATATTCACAATGGAGATGGGAAGAGGCAACTTCAAAAATTGCTGATAAGAGTATTAAATCTAAGATGATATCATCATCTATTACCTCTGTTACCTCTTTTCTAGTTCAGTTAAATACTGTTGCTCTTGTAATTATTGGAACATATATGATTGCAGATAATAATCTCTCTATGGGAGGACTTATTGCAACTATTATTATCTCATCAAGATCAATCTCTCCTATGGGACAAGTTTCATCTTTGCTTTCAACTTTTCAACATACAAAAACAACATATGAAGCACTTAATGATATTATGAATCTTCCTGTTGAACACCCTCAGGGTAAAAAGTTTGTTGCAAGACCAGAGTATAGAGGGAAAATTGATTTTAGAAATGTATCTTTTACCTATCCAAATGCAGATAAAAGTACTTTAAATAATATCTCTTTTAGCATTGAACCTGGAGAAAAAATTGCTATTATTGGAAAAATTGGATCAGGGAAAAGTACAATTCAAAAACTACTTGTATCTTTGTATCATCCAGATGATGGTTCAATATTAATTGATAATATTGATATTAAACAGCTTGACCCTTCTGAACTTAGAAAAAATATAGCCTATGTATCTCAAGAGAGCCTTCTTTTTGATGGAACAGTAAAAGAGAATATTGTATATAGAACACCACATATTGATGATGATAAGATTTTAGAAGCAGCAAATATTAGTGGAGTATTGGATTTTGTTAATAAACATCCAAAAGGTCTTGATATGCCTGTGGGGGAAAGAGGTTCTTATCTTTCAGGAGGACAAAAACAAGCGATTGCAATTGCAAGATCAATTTTATTGCCATATCCTATAGTATTGTTTGATGAACCAACAAGCTCTATGGACTCTTCAACGGAAACAAAATTTATAAATAGCATAAGAACCTATCAAGATGATAAAACTGTAATTTTAGTAACGCACAAGACTTCTCTTTTAAGACTTGTAGATAGAGTAATAGTTTTAGAAGATGGTAAAATTGTCCTTGATGGCAAAAAAGATATGATTTTAAACAAACTTAGTAGAAAATAG